The genomic stretch TGATCAAACTCTGTCGAAGCAGTTTACCGACATAGAACGACAACTTGGAAAGATTATCTTGGGAGCTGAAACCACTTACAGCAAAAAAGAGGAAATGTACAAGGCCCTAGGTCTCATGAAACGAAATGTCGATCAGATAATTAAAGACTCAATCCCTTTAGAGAAGAAAAGGCCTACCCATGCACCCATCCAAGAGTCACAGGTGCATTGGTCTACAGTCGATCAGTCAGGACTAGATCAGAAGATGTCACAAGAGTGGTCACAACTGGGCCTGGAGGATAGAATTTATGAGACTCCTGCCATGGCTAATATAAGGAGGACTTATGAAGATCTTGAAAGCATGGATTTGAAGTTGtgcttcctctctttctcaatCTTCCCGGATGGTTCCGTGATGAAGAAGAGGCCTCTGATTTACTGGTGGATTGGCGAGGGCTTCTTCACGTCCACCCAACAGAAGACAGCAGAAGAGGTAGGAGAAGATATATTTGAAAAACTTATGAGAAAGGGCTTGATTAATCAAACTGGCTCAAATGCATCCTCCTGTCCGTTTGTAAAAAGTTGTGTATTGAACCCTTGGATCCATCGTATGTTGATCTCCTTGGCAAGCGAAGCTAGGCTGTTTCACTTTGATTCAGGATGGCAAAGAATGCCATCTTATGATACCTTAACCTGTAGGCGTGCATGCTTAGTTTTTAATAATCAAATTCGTCAGGGTGATGATGGCCCAAAGGTGGACGATCTGTTGACTGTATTCAATGTCAATGTGCAATATCTTAGTTTGAAAAAAGAATGGCTTAATAAGTTGAAGAAGGTTGGGGTTCTTCAGCTTGGGCGCTGGCAGGACTCGGCTACGCATCATATTGAGGTGGATGATGAAGACTTTGTGAACCAAGAAGATGTGGGATTTCTAAAAGGTTTGGGGACTCAGAATAAGCACTTGAAGTATCTTAGCCTCAGAGGAATATCAAGAATTAGCCAACTCCCTTCTTCTATCCTTAATCTTATAAGCCTTGAGATTCTGGATCTTCGAGCATGTCACAACTTAGAGACGATGCCTTCAGATATCTCCGCATTAAGGAAGCTCACCCATTTGGATATGTCGGAGTGCTACTTGCTTGAACGCATGCCAAAAGGGCTTGACAAACTCTCTTCGCTCCAAGTTCTGAAAGGTTTTCTCCTAGGGTCTTTGAAAAATACTCCCTGTAAACTTGGTGATCTTGCCAAGTTGAAGAATTTAAAGCGGCTCAGTATACACATGGGGAAT from Pyrus communis chromosome 7, drPyrComm1.1, whole genome shotgun sequence encodes the following:
- the LOC137740051 gene encoding disease resistance RPP13-like protein 4, yielding MDSKKFMPKLLDLLKRAKAGFKDPVVVGDFEYIEKKLHHMEEIDLLPKVKLLDQTLSKQFTDIERQLGKIILGAETTYSKKEEMYKALGLMKRNVDQIIKDSIPLEKKRPTHAPIQESQVHWSTVDQSGLDQKMSQEWSQLGLEDRIYETPAMANIRRTYEDLESMDLKLCFLSFSIFPDGSVMKKRPLIYWWIGEGFFTSTQQKTAEEVGEDIFEKLMRKGLINQTGSNASSCPFVKSCVLNPWIHRMLISLASEARLFHFDSGWQRMPSYDTLTCRRACLVFNNQIRQGDDGPKVDDLLTVFNVNVQYLSLKKEWLNKLKKVGVLQLGRWQDSATHHIEVDDEDFVNQEDVGFLKGLGTQNKHLKYLSLRGISRISQLPSSILNLISLEILDLRACHNLETMPSDISALRKLTHLDMSECYLLERMPKGLDKLSSLQVLKGFLLGSLKNTPCKLGDLAKLKNLKRLSIHMGNESEVQKGELNKLKDISSLCRLKISWGLVSSVFKDQIADEFSFPPNLEKLDLQGIPLENVPKWLNPRQLGNLKKLYIRGGELSSLDHGETGATWKVEILRLKYLTKWDIDWPKLKGSFPRLQHWDLEKFHCHGIKKDVR